The following proteins come from a genomic window of Candidatus Bipolaricaulis sibiricus:
- a CDS encoding MBL-fold metallo-hydrolase superfamily, with product MSRGDLPLREAHRGVWLLDTDQFGVSGQGGVYIVPGRPAALVEAGTSLARDTVLAALDALDVPRDDVGWIFVTHIHLDHAGGAGGLLAALPRAKVVVHARGARHLLDPSRLVASVREAVRDRFSLYGTVTPIPERRLHVPADGEVFPLAGFRIRAVDAPGHAPHHLCYFEEGERLLFTGDAAGLYVGGTLIPSTVPPSFDLDESLATLTRLAALRPQKLLFTHFGPGSPDLLVRYGELLREWVDRVRRLGAEHRDEDSLVAAVLAEVERAGGIPSGEARGDLAMSVRGVLGYLRQREGTA from the coding sequence GTGAGCCGGGGCGATCTCCCGCTGCGTGAGGCCCACCGCGGGGTGTGGCTCCTCGACACGGACCAATTCGGGGTTTCCGGTCAAGGCGGTGTCTACATCGTCCCCGGCCGCCCGGCGGCGCTCGTCGAAGCGGGGACGTCGCTCGCCCGGGACACGGTCCTCGCCGCCCTCGACGCGCTCGACGTTCCGCGCGACGATGTGGGTTGGATCTTCGTCACGCACATCCACCTCGACCACGCGGGGGGAGCGGGCGGGCTCCTCGCGGCTCTTCCCCGGGCGAAGGTCGTCGTCCACGCCCGCGGGGCGCGACACCTTCTCGACCCGTCGCGCCTCGTGGCCTCGGTCCGGGAGGCGGTCCGGGACCGGTTCTCCCTCTACGGGACGGTCACCCCGATCCCGGAACGCCGGCTCCACGTTCCAGCGGACGGGGAGGTCTTCCCGCTCGCGGGGTTCCGGATCCGGGCCGTGGATGCCCCGGGCCACGCCCCCCATCACCTGTGCTACTTCGAGGAGGGGGAGCGGCTTCTCTTCACCGGGGATGCGGCCGGCCTCTACGTGGGAGGAACGCTGATCCCATCCACTGTCCCACCCAGCTTCGACCTCGACGAGTCCCTTGCCACGCTGACCCGGCTCGCCGCGCTCCGACCTCAGAAGCTCCTCTTCACCCACTTCGGGCCCGGTTCCCCCGACCTCCTCGTCCGTTACGGGGAGCTCCTCCGGGAGTGGGTGGACCGCGTGCGACGGCTGGGGGCCGAGCACCGGGACGAGGACAGCCTCGTGGCGGCGGTGCTCGCCGAGGTGGAGCGGGCGGGGGGGATCCCGTCCGGGGAGGCGCGGGGGGACCTCGCGATGTCCGTGCGGGGGGTTCTCGGCTACCTCCGCCAGCGGGAGGGGACGGCGTGA
- a CDS encoding Helicase PriA essential for oriC/DnaA-independent DNA replication has protein sequence MIARVALPIPRAAPFDYEVPPDLRVTVGDRVRVPFGTRRIWGIVVGVSPEPTFPGRVLPIEAVAGPCLSPAGVDLIAEVARGAFVGVGLALARLVPPPSRARVRAVELAVPAEAASDLARRAPAQARVLAAVAGGTTRIPELQALPGGGRAVGALLRKGVLRPQRLPFAYREERTAIVLTPAQRGAVEAIRGGIGRGKGYLLFGPPGSGKTEVYLQAAAAAQAEGRSSLLLVPEVSLLPQLWARAGRAVGTFPETYFGELPPGERWAAWHGALAGAVRCAVGTRSACFLPLQDLGLVALDEEGEPAYKQEEMAPSYHARAVAERRAEHEGAAVVLGAAAPSVETYFRAERGEIDLLSLPERVAGAAPEVRVAPRGEDVIGPILQDAIHRHLGTKGQVILFLNRLGFYTGAACRCRAILRCPHCEIPLVFHLADRAFHCHTCGKTVRDPTCPACGGTRFHLFGVGTERVEHEAKRLFPAVTVARLDSDTARDRDQILASFARGEIQILVGAQMVGKGLDFPGVTLVGVVSADGLLSTPDFRAGERTYQLVAGAAGRAGRGERPGEVVVQSDQPDYYAIRCALAGDYGGFYREEVRYREALRYPPFARLVRMVATGRGAETRAEALARDLAGHGFEVLGPARLFPRRGVPRVQLVVRGGDDVVELLAAALPQPPPWLRVDPDPIWLG, from the coding sequence GTGATTGCCCGGGTGGCCCTGCCCATCCCCCGGGCCGCCCCGTTCGACTACGAGGTCCCGCCAGACCTGCGGGTGACCGTCGGAGACCGGGTACGCGTTCCGTTCGGAACCCGCCGCATATGGGGGATCGTGGTCGGCGTGTCCCCCGAGCCCACGTTCCCCGGGCGCGTGCTCCCGATCGAGGCCGTGGCCGGGCCGTGTCTCTCCCCCGCGGGCGTGGACCTGATCGCGGAGGTGGCCCGGGGGGCGTTCGTGGGGGTGGGGCTCGCGTTGGCGCGGCTCGTTCCCCCGCCCAGCCGGGCCCGGGTGCGGGCGGTGGAGCTGGCGGTCCCCGCGGAGGCGGCCTCCGATCTCGCCCGCCGCGCCCCGGCCCAGGCGCGGGTCCTCGCCGCGGTGGCGGGGGGGACGACGCGGATTCCCGAGTTGCAGGCCCTCCCGGGAGGAGGGAGGGCAGTGGGGGCGCTCCTCCGCAAGGGCGTCCTCCGCCCGCAGCGACTGCCGTTCGCCTACCGCGAGGAGAGGACGGCCATCGTTCTCACCCCCGCCCAGCGGGGGGCGGTGGAGGCGATCCGGGGGGGGATCGGACGCGGAAAGGGGTACCTCCTGTTCGGGCCCCCGGGGTCGGGGAAGACCGAGGTCTACCTCCAGGCCGCCGCCGCGGCCCAGGCCGAGGGCAGGTCGTCCCTCCTCCTCGTCCCCGAGGTCTCGCTCCTGCCCCAGCTGTGGGCCCGGGCGGGGCGGGCCGTCGGCACCTTCCCGGAGACCTACTTCGGCGAGCTCCCGCCGGGCGAGCGGTGGGCGGCCTGGCACGGCGCGCTCGCGGGCGCGGTCCGCTGCGCTGTGGGGACGCGGTCGGCGTGTTTTCTCCCGCTGCAGGACCTCGGCCTCGTCGCCCTCGACGAGGAGGGGGAGCCCGCCTACAAACAGGAGGAGATGGCCCCCTCCTACCACGCCCGGGCCGTGGCCGAGAGGCGGGCGGAGCACGAGGGCGCGGCGGTGGTCCTCGGCGCGGCCGCGCCGTCCGTGGAGACCTACTTCCGTGCCGAGCGGGGCGAGATCGATCTCCTCTCTCTCCCGGAGCGCGTCGCGGGGGCGGCGCCCGAGGTGCGGGTCGCCCCCCGCGGCGAGGACGTGATCGGCCCGATCCTCCAGGACGCGATCCACCGCCACCTCGGCACCAAGGGACAGGTCATCCTGTTCCTGAACAGGCTCGGGTTCTACACCGGCGCCGCCTGTCGCTGCCGGGCGATCCTCCGCTGCCCGCACTGCGAGATCCCCCTCGTGTTCCACCTCGCCGACCGCGCGTTCCACTGCCACACCTGCGGGAAGACCGTGCGCGACCCGACGTGCCCGGCGTGCGGGGGGACGCGGTTCCACCTGTTCGGGGTGGGGACCGAACGGGTCGAGCACGAGGCGAAGCGGCTGTTCCCCGCAGTCACCGTGGCCCGGCTGGACAGCGACACGGCGCGCGATCGCGATCAGATCCTCGCTTCCTTTGCCCGGGGCGAGATCCAGATCCTCGTCGGGGCACAGATGGTGGGGAAGGGGCTCGACTTCCCGGGGGTCACCCTCGTCGGGGTGGTGAGCGCCGACGGGCTTCTCTCGACCCCCGACTTCCGCGCCGGGGAGCGGACGTACCAGCTCGTCGCCGGCGCCGCCGGCCGGGCCGGCCGAGGCGAGCGGCCTGGCGAGGTGGTCGTCCAGTCCGACCAGCCGGATTACTACGCGATCCGCTGCGCCCTGGCGGGCGACTATGGGGGGTTCTACCGCGAGGAAGTGCGGTACCGGGAAGCCCTGCGCTACCCACCGTTTGCCCGGCTGGTGCGGATGGTGGCCACCGGGCGCGGAGCCGAGACGAGGGCGGAGGCGCTCGCCCGCGACCTCGCCGGCCACGGGTTCGAGGTTCTGGGCCCGGCGCGGCTCTTCCCCCGCCGCGGGGTTCCCCGGGTGCAGCTCGTCGTCCGGGGAGGGGATGACGTGGTGGAACTCCTCGCCGCGGCCCTCCCCCAGCCGCCCCCGTGGCTCCGGGTCGACCCCGACCCGATCTGGCTCGGTTAG